A genome region from Anopheles stephensi strain Indian chromosome 2, UCI_ANSTEP_V1.0, whole genome shotgun sequence includes the following:
- the LOC118507638 gene encoding 15-hydroxyprostaglandin dehydrogenase [NAD(+)]-like, translating to MDLKNKVALVTGAATGLGRAFSEELLKHGAKVVVCDLDSDAGELTVEELEKQYGERVLFCHCDVTDYVQFEEAFEYTVGMFKEVNIVINNAEIMNDNFWELEVDVNLNGAIRGTLLAQKFMDKSKGRGGGVLVNIGSGVSVKPQLSTPIYTATKHAILGLTKACGDPFHYGNTNVRAFAYCPGPIENSSSHNKRFMSPAYEKAKELDMNGVQLQRMEHVAKELIPLLKNAPTGSIWLVSGGKPAKEIPYSSI from the exons ATGGacttgaaaaataaagttgcGCTCGTGACCGGTGCTGCCACTGGTCTCGGCAGGGCGTTTAGTGAAGAATTGCTAAAGCATGGCGCAAAG GTTGTTGTGTGTGACTTGGACTCGGATGCCGGCGAATTGACCGTGGAGGAACTAGAAAAACAATACGGAGAGCGGGTGCTATTTTGTCACTGCGATGTTACCGATTATGTACAGTTCGAGG AGGCGTTCGAGTATACGGTAGGCATGTTCAAGGAAGTTAACATTGTGATAAACAACGCAGAAATCATGAACGATAACTTCTGGGAGCTCGAGGTCGATGTAAACCTGAACGGGGCCATCCGGGGCACACTGCTAGCCCAAAAGTTTATGGACAAAAGTAAAGGCCGAGGGGGTGGTGTCCTGGTTAACATTGGATCCGGCGTCAGCGTAAAGCCTCAGCTTTCTACACCTATCTATACGGCCACTAAGCATGCCATCCTGGGTCTGACCAAAGCATGTGGGGATCCATTCCATTACGGCAACACCAATGTCAGGGCGTTTGCATATTGTCCTGGACCAATCGAGAACTCCTCATCGCACAACAAACGTTTCATGTCACCAGCGTACGAAAAAGCCAAAGAATTGGACATGAACGGTGTACAGCTGCAGAG AATGGAACATGTGGCCAAAGAATTGATTCCGCTGCTGAAAAATGCCCCTACCGGTTCCATATGGCTCGTGTCAGGCGGCAAACCGGCCAAGGAGATTCCTTACAGTAGCATTTAA